One stretch of Nicotiana tabacum cultivar K326 chromosome 18, ASM71507v2, whole genome shotgun sequence DNA includes these proteins:
- the LOC107793710 gene encoding putative 1-acyl-sn-glycerol-3-phosphate acyltransferase 4 produces MELSQVLASDEKAKHFPLTPFRILRGVICLAILLSTAFICLIYFAPIAAVLLRFFSTHYSRKVVSFLFGLWLGLWPFLFEKINETRVVFSGEHVPPQERVLLMANHRTEVDWMYLWDLALRKGCLGHIKYLLKKSLIRLPVFGWGFHVLEFIPLERKLEVDEPVIRQMVSTFTNPQDPLWLTLFPEGTDFTEQKCKSSQEFAIKNGLPVLKNVLLPKTKGFYACLEILRSSLDAVYDVTIAYKNQCPTLLDNVFGVDPSQVHIHIRRIPIEEIPASEKEAFAWLMETFQLKDQLLSNFIANGHFPNEGTEEELSTAKCLVNFTLVIAVSGILAFFTFYSFIWFKIYVGLSCLYLASAAYFNFRPQPLLGCTNEKPWCRKSS; encoded by the exons ATGGAACTTAGCCAGGTTCTTGCCTCTGACGAGAAAgcaaaacattttcctttaacaCCTTTCAGAATCCTCAGGGGTGTGATATGTTTAGCGATTCTTCTTTCAACCGCATTCATTTGCTTAATTTATTTCGCACCAATAGCAGCTGTTCTCTTGCGCTTCTTCAGCACACATTATAGTAGGAAAGTAGTGTCATTCCTCTTTGGTCTTTGGCTTGGATTGTGGCCGTTCTTGTTTGAAAAGATAAATGAAACCAGAGTGGTCTTTTCTGGAGAACATGTTCCACCACAAGAACGTGTTCTGCTGATGGCCAACCACAGAACAGAAGTTGATTGGATGTACTTGTGGGATCTTGCATTGCGGAAGGGATGCTTGGGTCACATCAAATATCTACTTAAGAAAAGTTTGATAAGATTGCCAGTCTTTGGATGGGGATTTCATGTGCTGGAGTTCATCCCACTCGAGAGAAAATTAGAAGTGGATGAACCAGTTATAAGACAGATGGTTTCGACTTTTACCAATCCTCAGGATCCACTTTGGCTGACCCTTTTCCCCGAGGGAACTGATTTCAC TGAGCAGAAGTGCAAAAGCAGCCAAGAGTTTGCTATCAAGAATGGATTACCTGTTCTAAAGAATGTACTGCTTCCTAAGACGAAAGGTTTTTATGCATGTTTGGAAATATTAAGGAGCTCCTTGGATGCAG TTTATGATGTGACTATCGCATATAAGAATCAGTGTCCAACTCTATTGGACAATGTTTTCGGCGTGGATCCTTCTCAAGTACACATTCATATCAGACGCATTCCCATAGAGGAGATTCCAGCATCCGAAAAGGAGGCATTTGCATGGTTGATGGAGACATTtcagttgaaggatcagttactcTCTAATTTTATTGCAAATGGTCATTTCCCTAATGAAGGAACCGAAGAAGAACTCTCTACAGCAAAATGCTTGGTCAATTTTACACTAGTAATTGCTGTTAGTGGAATACTTGCATTCTTTACATTTTATTCATTCATCTGGTTCAAAATATATGTAGGTTTGTCTTGTCTATACCTTGCTTCTGCTGCTTACTTCAATTTTAGACCACAACCTCTTCTTGGTTGTACTAATGAAAAGCCTTGGTGCAGAAAAAGTTCATAG